The following is a genomic window from Bordetella petrii.
TGCCGAACGAGGTGAAGCGCGTATAGGCCATGACCAACGCCTCTACCGTGCCGTCCGGCCATGTGTGGACCTCCTCCCCGCTGCGAGCAGCCGGGATGGGCAGTGTGGGTGCGATCAGCACATCGATGCGCTGGTACATCTCGGCCACCGCGCGCTGCATCAGCGTACGGACGCGCTGCGCCTGCAGGTAGTCGGTGGCGGTGACTAGATCTCCGAGTTCCAGCAGTATGCGGACATCGGCGGTGTAGAGCTCGGGTGACTCGCGCAGCATCGTGCGGTGGTAGGCGCTGGCTTCGGGTAGCATGATCCCGAACTCCACCGGGATGATCTGCTCGGCCATGGGCACTTCGACTTCCACCAGTTCGGCGCCCAGCTCTTTCAGTTGATCGATGGCGGCACGAACCGCACTTTCAACTTCCGGGTCCACGCGGTCGAAGAAGTAGTTCTTCGGCACGCCCACGCGCAGGCCTTTCACGCCTTGGCCGAGCCCTTCGGCATAGCTGGGCACCGGCTCATCCAACGAGCCGCGGTCGGCTGGATCGAAGCCAGCCATCACCTGAAGGCTGAGCGCCGTGTCTTCCACGGTGCGCGTGATCGGGCCTGGATGGTCCAGGCTCCAGGAAAGTGAACTCACACCGGCACGGCTCACGCGCCCGTAGGTTGGCTTCAGGCCTACGGTGTTGCACATCGACGAAGGGATGCGAACGGATCCAGCGGTGTCGGTGCCGGTCGCCAAGTAGACGCCGCAGGCTGCGACCGTGGCCGCCGAGCCGCCGCTGGAGCCACCCGGTGTTCTTCCCGGGTCCCAGGGGTTGCGCGACTTCGGAGTGATGGCGCCATAGGCGAATTCGTGCGTATGGGTCTTGCCAAGGATAACGGCACCTGCGTCTTGTAAGCGCCGGACTACGGCGCAGTCTTGCTGCGGCGTCCAATTCGTGCGCTGGCGCGACGATGCCGTGGTGGGTACGCCAGCGATGTCGTATAAGTCCTTGACCGCTACAGGCACGCCATGCAGCGGGCCTTTCCAGCGCCCGGCGCTGATGTCGGCGTCAGCTTGCTGGGCTGCTGCACGGGCCTGATCCTCCAGCACGCACACGTACGCACTGATCTGTTTTTCGGTGGAGCGCACCTGCGTCAGACAGGCGTCCAGAACTTCAACGGCGGAGACTTCCCGTGCCTTAAGTTTCTGCGCAACTTGCGCGAGGGTGAGGCGGGTTAGCGAACTCATGACTGCACCTCCTTCCAGCGCGGGTCGAAGGCAGGTGCCGGCTGGATTTCACCGGTATTGACCGCATCGAGTTGCTGGAGGGTCGGCAGCACCATCAGGTTGAACGCCTCGGCAAGGGACGCCATGCGTTCGGACGGCAGGCCGAGGGCGACGGAATCGCTGACCGAACGCACGCCAGCGTCGGTGAGTAGGGATCGTGGCATGGCTGGCTCCGGGGTAGTTGGTTTGAATGGGCCTTGTAGCATGTTGGTCAAAGCCTTGCAATCGTGCCGGGTTCTCACCGGTACGATAACCCCGCACACTAGGGCGTGTTAACACTAATGGCGACGGCGACGATTGCGCCAGAAAATCTCCGACATGGAGATCACGCCCGAACAATTCGCTACCATTGAACACTGCCTGCCCAGGCAGCGTGGCAACGTCAGCCTGAGCAATCTGCAGGTGGTCAATGCGATCCTCTATGTGGCCGAACATGGTTGCAAGTGGCGCGGACTGCCCAAACGCTTCGGCAACTGGCACACGATTTACACGCGCATGAATCGCTGGACCAAAGCTGGCGTCCTGGATCGCATGTTCGAGGAGTTGCAGCGTGCGCAAGTCGTGCGTATCAGGATCGAAGCCGTCTCGCTGGACTCCACAAGCATCAAGGTCCATCCCGACGGCACAGGGGCACTAAAAAAAAGGTCCGCAGTCCATCGGAAAGTCCCGAGGCGGATGGAACACCAAGATTCATATGGTTGCCGCGGATGCTCGAACGGCCGTGACGTTTTGCCTCTCGCCTGGGCAGGCGCACGACGCACCCGAAGGCCGGCGCCTGCTCAGCAGTCTTGGGCCGACCAGCAGACCGGTGCATTTGTTGATGGACCGTGCCTACGAAGGCAACGAGACACGGCAGCTGGCACTGGATCTGGGTTTCATTCCGGTGGTGCCACCAATGAAGACGCGGATCGAACCGTGGGACTACGACCGCGAGATGTACAAGCGCCGCAATGAGGTGGAGCGGTTGTTCCGTCGACTCAAAGGCTATCGCCGTATCTTCTCGCGGTTCGAGAAACTCGACCTCATGTTCCTGGGCTTCATCAGCTTCGTGCTCGTCGCTGATGGACTGAGGATGTGTTAACAGGCCCTAGTTTATGGCCCGCCAGGATACCGCGTCGCAGTTGTTACGAGCTCATCGCCGTACGCTCGATACTGTCGCGGCGAATAACGAAACTGCCGCATTGGACATCATGCGTGCGATTGATGATATCCGCGATAGTGGATTGCGAGATCGTCTATTAAAGGCCGCATACCGGCTCAATGTCGACGCTGAGGCGTTGCGTGAAGCCCGGCGTAAATTGGGAGGCGACCCTGGAATATGCGGATGAACAGCCCTTTGGGATTGCGCCCTTGTGGGAGCAATCCGTCGCGGTCAGCGGCAGCTTGTGCAGCGACAGCGGCGACGTGCTGCATGCGTGGTGCCTAGCCGGGCTGGGCATCTAGCTGCGAGAGATCTGGGACACCCACGAGGAACTGCGCTACGGCCGGCTGGTGCGCGTGCTGCCGGAGTGGGAGGCCACGCCGTCAAAGATCAGCATCATGCGGGCGAGGTGCGAGCCCGTGCCGCGCCGGTTGACGGCATTCAGTGAATTCCTGTCCGACCGTTGGCGCCAAGCGCCATGGGATCAGTGACGATATTCATTCAACGGGTTTCGCCCGAGTCGCCGTCTGAGCAGTTTGACTAGCCCCTGCGGTCGGCAGACCGATGGCGCACCCTAGCGATTGGTGTTGGCATTGAAATGGCTGGCCAGCGCGCCGAGGTTATCTATCTGCCAGCCTAGCCGGTCCGCTTCATGCTTGGCTGCGCCGCTGGCCTTGACCGCCTCCATCGCGCTGTCTCGCAACACGGTCATTTGCTTCCCAGCCTGCTCGCTGATGCTGGACTGTTCGATCATCGAGGTATCGACATGACCAGCCAGTTCATTGATGCGATTCACGGATTCCAGGATGACGCCGAAGGCACGATCCGTCTCCCCGGCAAGATCAACGGTCCGCTGCGACACTTCAACCCCGTTCTCGATCGCCGCTACGCACGCTTGTGTGTCTTCTTCGAGGCCCAGGATAATTTCACGAATATCCCGCGTTGATTGTTGGGTACGCTGCGCCAGATTTCGTACCTCGTCGGCCACCACGGCGAAACCGCGTCCCGCTTCACCAGCGCGTGCGGCTTCTATGGCTGCATTCAGGGCCAGAAGGTTGATCTGGTCCGCGACGGCGGTGATGACATCGACGACCTTGCCGATGTCGGTATTGCGCTCAGCCAGTGCCAATACCGTGGCCCGGGTGTCCTCCAGGGAGAGTGCGAGTTGATTGATCGACCCGACCATATGCTCCAACTGTTCCCGACCTTGCACCGTTGCGTCGCGCGAAGCGTTTGAGGCATCCGCCGTGCGCGCCGATGCCTCCGCGACATGGGTCTGGCTATCGAGCATCCTGGTCATGGCACTCGATATCTCCTCGACATGCTTGCCTTGCCCCTCGATCGCCTGATTCGACTGATCGATGAAATCGTCGCTGCGCCTCTTGGATCGCTCAAGGTAGTGGCAGGTGTTTTCAAGTCGGGCAATAACCGCACTCATTTCCGACATCCGCGTGAGTTGCGCGTGCTGTATGTCACCAAACTCGTCTCTGCGGCCGCTGTACAGATAGGCCATTGCCGGACTGCCGATAGCCTGCCGCGCGTCCTTCAGCAAACGTCTGAATGGCTGCATCAACACCAACTGCGCCCCGATCGCCAGCGCGGCGATCAAACCGGCGACAAAAGCCATCGACAAATCCTGTCGACTGATCTCCAGGCCGGTCAGCAGCAGCGCCGGTAGCCCGGCAATCAACATTTGCTTCGAGCCCCAGGACAACCTAATCCAGTCTCTCAGGGGCGACCGCTGACCCGATCGCCAGCGACGATACTCGTGCTCGGCGCGAGCCTTGGACGCAGCATCGGGCAAGGTCCGTACCGACTGATACTCAATGACTTTACCATCCCTCATGATGGGTGTGACATAAGCGTCCACCCAGTAGTAGTCTCCATTCTTGCAGCGGTTCTTGACCAATCCCTTCCATGACCGGCCGGACTTAATGGTCTGCCACATATCGGCAAAGGCGGCCGCCGGCATGTCTGGGTGACGGATGATGTTGTGATGCTGTCCGACCAGTTCATTTCTGGTGAAGCCCGAGACGTTCACGAAGTCGTCGTTGACGAAAGTGATATCTCCCTGCAGGTCGGTAGTCGTGATCAATCGCACGGCACTTGAATAGGTGACCTCACGGTCGGTTACTGGCTGGTTGTTCCGCATGCATAGGCACCATGAAAACCCGAGGCCTGCCCTCAAAGGCGCCGTGCGGGATGTCCAGAAAAAGAGTTCAAGAACGGACGAACCGGACAACGGAAACGCCCAATTTCATCGCCAGAATGCGCCAAGTGACCGCTGCGTGGAGTGACAATGGCAGGCAGTTGCCGCTGCAGAGCGGCCGGTTACGGGATGGTTGGCAACGATGTGTGGGCCACTACGCGCGGCCTCTTGTCATTGTTCATAGCGACCCTGCTGTTGGCATACGGATCGCAAATTGAGTTGCGGCGAAATTTACCTGCTTTTGGGTACGTTAATCAAGCTCGGGATGCTGTGTGCCCTTCCTCGTCCCGGAGGCGAAACCAACCAAACGCCCATCCATAGATCGCCTTCTTCGAGCATCACCGAGCAGGGGATCTCGTCCGCGTGCTGGGTCGCCTCCGGTGGCCCTTCCGGAACACTCCCATATCCGAGAGATGAAGGTGACTGCCTACTTCGAGGCGTGGCTCATACCTATATAGCCAGCTTCACGATCACATGCCAGTAAGGCGGCAAAAAACGAACCTCGGGAAGTTTATGGCTGCACCTCAATAAGTCGTTGTGAATATTTTTCTGAAATATACTCTCTGAGTACACTTTAATAACAATTTTCATCAACGAAAAAACAGAAGACAACGCCAGCCGAGAAAACGCTGCCGTTTGCGGCCGCAGGGCAATAGCGGCGCGACCGTCGTATACGAGTTGCGCGCACGGCCATCGATGGCGATGGTAGATAGTCGCAATACACCGACGACGCCCTCCCATCCGCTGCCCGCTGCCTCGGTGAGAACGCATACAACCTCCGTCTCCGCCGAGTGGATCGGGCTCGGCTTCAACTGCGGTGGCGCGGTGCTGGCGCGGTGCTGGCGTGGATAGGCGTGGTGGGCACGGGCGCGCTCGCGCCGGTCACGGGCGGAGCTTCGGCGATCGGCACGGTGGTGATGTGGGGCGGCGCGATCGCCTCGACAGGGCAGTGCGCGGCTTCTGTTTACCGCACCGCCAACGATTATCGCGATCGGCAGGACATCAACAACTCCCTGAACAAGAGCCAAGTTTACCAATGGACGATGCGCAGCGCTGACATCATTGGGCTGGTCGGTGTCGGTGGCTCACTAAAGGAGCTCAAAACGACGCATGCGGTCCTGATGGAAGCGAATGTCGACTGGAAGGTCGAATCGGCCGGCAGGTTCAGCCGGCCGATGCGCCGTCAACTGACGACTTTGCTGGAATTGCAGGGCGGCAAGCGTGTCGCCGGCGCTGTGATCGGCCAACTGCTCAAGAAACGATTGCTGGACGGCGCAGCGGGTGCTCTCGGCATGGTGAGCAGTGCGGCGTCCGGCATGGTCCACGAGATCGTCGTGTGGATTACCGACGAGACCAACGGCTCGCCGGCCACCCCGTGATACGTCGCGATCAGGCCTATTGGGCCCGCGTTCGCAAGGACGCCAGATCGGCGCTCGCCGTCGGCAGCGCACTGCTCGCCTCCCTTATGGCGCTGCTCTGCCTGCTTGTGCCGGGGCCGCAGGCTCAGGCGCGAGGAAACCCGCTTTATTGGCTCTGCATCCTGCCATTCGCCTGGTGGGCTAACGGGCTGGCCGCCTACGAGCCGCGGCCGGTGCGGCCGGCGCTGATCGTAGCGGTGGCAACCGCTCCCGCCAGCCTCGCCATCGCGACAGTGCTCGGCAAGGAGCCGTTGCTGTGGACGATAGGCGCCGGCATTGCCTTGATCAGTGCCGCGTTGGCGGAATATTTCTACCGCGGCAGCATGCTCTATCGGGAGGGGCCTGCGCGATAGGCAGTCGCTAAGTACCAACCTGTCGATTATCGCCTCAGTCGAAGCCGTTCATTGGGTGCAATCATCGATTTTCAGCGTTCTCCCCCGTAACGGCGTCAGCGTACCTTTGGATGACATGCAGGGCGTGAGCGAAACCCTGCTCGTCACTGCCCAGTTCCTTCACGGCCATCAGTCCGACATCGATTTCGCCCGGTGAAAGGCCGGAAAAGTCATCCGCCCGGATATGGCGATCGATGATGGCGAGCTGCTCCAGCGTGTGGACATAGACGGGATCGAAGGGTCGGCCTTTGCGGCCTTCCTCGGCGTGGCGGCGGGCGTCTTCGATCGCGGTGGTAAGTTCCAACGGCAGCGTCATGGTACGAACGATCCCTTGTCCATCGAGAAATATTGAGTGCCGCCACATTCCGTTTGAACCGGTCTGCCCCTCACAGACCACGTGTCCTGAACGGGCGCGGCCGTGGACCGAAAGACCTGAACATCGTTCGCGGTCGTGTATTGGGTCGGTGTCTTGTCGACGACCGCGCCCGTGGCACAATCGGTCCGCTTGCGGCGAAATACCCACCTTAGTCGCGGGCGCGCCAGGCGGGTGTGTTATAATTTACTTGGCGACCGCGTGGAACCTGCATCTGTTCGACCAAGGGTGCCTTGCTTCAATGTCACAACGTCAACCGTCCCGCCAAGAACGAATTCGCGCGTAATGTCGCTAGATTACGCACAACCGTGAAAGAACGCTGGGTGCTCATCTCAGCGTCTGGCAGACTTGATCCAATCAGCTAAGCTCAGGACCTATTAATTCTGATTGAATTGTGATTCAGGTTCTCCATTGGAGAATGTGATGGCTGATTTGTTTCTACTGAGCGAAGCACAGATGGGGCGGTTATCACCGCATTTCCCGCTGGCTCACGGCGTTCCTCGGGTCGATGATCGTCGGGTGGTGAGCGGGATTATCTACGTGATCCGCAATGGCCTGCAATGTAAGGATGCCCCAAGGGCTATGGTCCGCACAAGACGCTCTACAATCGCTTCATACGTTGGAGCCGGCTGGGTGTGTTCGACAGGATTTTCGTGGCTTTGAGTTCCGAAGGCCCCAGGCCCGAGCGGATTATGATTGACGCGACGCATCTGAAGGCCCACCGGACAGCGGCGAGCCTTCTAAAAAAGGGGATGTTCCCCGCCATATCGGGCGCACCAAAGGTGGGCTGAACTCCAAGCTTCATACCGTCTGTGACCAATCAGGCCGCCCTATCATCCTCCGGCTCAGCGCTGGGCAGGTCAGCGATCACAAGGGCGCAGCCATGGTCCTTGACCTGTTGCCGGCCGCTTCTCACCTGATCGCCGACCGTGGCTATGATAGCACATGGTTCCGAAAGGCTCTGAGGCAAAGAGACGCGCATTTTCGATGGCGAGGAATATCTGATGGAAACCCGACTGGTCGCCGACCTGGCTATCGTGCACGCATACAAGGGCGATGAAGAAGGCAACCTCGTCTATCGTAAGACCGCTCGTAACTTCAACCCGATGATGGCCACGGCAGCCAGTTTGACGGTGGCCGAAGACGAACAGCTCGTGCCGGCCGGTGAAATCGATCCCGATACGATCCACACACCCGGTATCTATGTGCGGCGCATCGTACACGTGCCGCGTCCCGAAAAGCGGATAGAGCAGCGCACCGTGCGCCCTGCCCGACAGAAGGAGTGCGCGCAAATAAATGGTGTGGACCCGAAAACAGACGGCTGCGCGCGCCGCCCGTGAGATCGAGGACGGATTCTATGTCAATCTGGGGATCGGCATCCCGACGCTGGTGGCGAACTTAATTCCTGCGACACCGAAGTGACGCTGCAAAGCGAAAATGGAATGCTGGACATGGGCGCCTTTCCCCCCGAGGGAGAGGAGGATGCTGATCTGATAAATGCAGACAAGCAGACGATCACAGAATTGCCGAAGACCAGCTATTTCTCCTCTGCGGAAAGTTTTGCCATGATCCGCGGTGGTCATATCGATCTGTCGATATTGGGTGCCATGCAGGTTTCTCGGTCCGGCGATCTTGCCAATTGGATGATACCCGGCAAAATGGTGAAGGGAATGGGCGGCGCCATGGACCTCGTGGCCGGCGTGAAGCGCGTGGTTGGCCGGCTTTGGTCAAGTTATTGAAAACCGATCCGTTCTTTTGCGTCTGCCGATTAACAAACGAACGACCGCTTTAATTTATGCTAAACGAAGCCGAAAAAACATCTGGACGTTCTACTTAATGTATCCGATGTCGGAACGTTCGAGACGAGTGAGTACTACCGAATAGCATATCGAGAGAAAGTTCTCCATTAAGGCCATGATCGGTGACCACTGAACCGAAGCAAAGTTTCGTGGATTCGCCGCCGAGAGAAATCAGGTTATCTATTTCCATAATGACGGGCCTGTACAGATAAACGAGAGGATTCCTATCCGCCAATGAATGCCACGGACAAACTTTTTTCGATCTTCAGCTTATTTACCTACGAAAGACCGGAGTGGACCGTCGATGAGGCCGCTGAACAGCTAGGCTATCCTGTCAGCACTGCATATCGCTTTTTCAAGAGTCTGAGCGATGAGGGACTAATCGTTGCTTATGCTGCAGGGCGATATGTATTGGGACCGGCCATCATTCAGCTGGATCGACAGATTCGCCTTCAGGATCCGCTCATCAAGGCTGGCAGCTCGATCATGAAACGGCTGGCTGCGGAAAGCCCCTTTGATGGCACCTTTCTGTTGTGCCGTCTCTATCGCAATCAGGTTATCTGCGTGCATCAGGAATCCAAGGGGTTTTCCGACCTGACAGTAAGTTATGAGCGTGGGCGCCTCATGCCGCTTCACCGTGGCGCAGCCTCGAAAATCATTCTTGCCCACCTGCCTGTACGACCCATCCGCGCTTACCAAACAGCGAACGCGAAAGACGTCGAAGCAGTAGGCCTCGGCGTTGATTGGGAGACGATGAAGCAGTCTCTGCGTCGCATCCGAAAGGCGGGAATTTGCATAACCCGCGCCGAACTTGACAACGGAGCCATCGGTATAGCTGCACCGCTTTTTCTTATTGATGGAAGCATCGTCGGCAGCCTCGGTCTTGTCCTGCTTGAAGAAGACACCA
Proteins encoded in this region:
- a CDS encoding IclR family transcriptional regulator; translation: MNATDKLFSIFSLFTYERPEWTVDEAAEQLGYPVSTAYRFFKSLSDEGLIVAYAAGRYVLGPAIIQLDRQIRLQDPLIKAGSSIMKRLAAESPFDGTFLLCRLYRNQVICVHQESKGFSDLTVSYERGRLMPLHRGAASKIILAHLPVRPIRAYQTANAKDVEAVGLGVDWETMKQSLRRIRKAGICITRAELDNGAIGIAAPLFLIDGSIVGSLGLVLLEEDTNKQLLPAISEELMAAAAEITARLRTNTGGGHQVAS
- a CDS encoding IS5 family transposase (programmed frameshift), with protein sequence MEITPEQFATIEHCLPRQRGNVSLSNLQVVNAILYVAEHGCKWRGLPKRFGNWHTIYTRMNRWTKAGVLDRMFEELQRAQVVRIRIEAVSLDSTSIKVHPDGTGALKKRGPQSIGKSRGGWNTKIHMVAADARTAVTFCLSPGQAHDAPEGRRLLSSLGPTSRPVHLLMDRAYEGNETRQLALDLGFIPVVPPMKTRIEPWDYDREMYKRRNEVERLFRRLKGYRRIFSRFEKLDLMFLGFISFVLVADGLRMC
- a CDS encoding polymorphic toxin type 46 domain-containing protein, which encodes MARPRLRWVFRRKRTDCATGAVVDKTPTQYTTANDVQVFRSTAAPVQDTWSVRGRPVQTECGGTQYFSMDKGSFVP
- a CDS encoding methyl-accepting chemotaxis protein, with amino-acid sequence MRNNQPVTDREVTYSSAVRLITTTDLQGDITFVNDDFVNVSGFTRNELVGQHHNIIRHPDMPAAAFADMWQTIKSGRSWKGLVKNRCKNGDYYWVDAYVTPIMRDGKVIEYQSVRTLPDAASKARAEHEYRRWRSGQRSPLRDWIRLSWGSKQMLIAGLPALLLTGLEISRQDLSMAFVAGLIAALAIGAQLVLMQPFRRLLKDARQAIGSPAMAYLYSGRRDEFGDIQHAQLTRMSEMSAVIARLENTCHYLERSKRRSDDFIDQSNQAIEGQGKHVEEISSAMTRMLDSQTHVAEASARTADASNASRDATVQGREQLEHMVGSINQLALSLEDTRATVLALAERNTDIGKVVDVITAVADQINLLALNAAIEAARAGEAGRGFAVVADEVRNLAQRTQQSTRDIREIILGLEEDTQACVAAIENGVEVSQRTVDLAGETDRAFGVILESVNRINELAGHVDTSMIEQSSISEQAGKQMTVLRDSAMEAVKASGAAKHEADRLGWQIDNLGALASHFNANTNR
- a CDS encoding Asp-tRNA(Asn)/Glu-tRNA(Gln) amidotransferase GatCAB subunit A; translation: MSSLTRLTLAQVAQKLKAREVSAVEVLDACLTQVRSTEKQISAYVCVLEDQARAAAQQADADISAGRWKGPLHGVPVAVKDLYDIAGVPTTASSRQRTNWTPQQDCAVVRRLQDAGAVILGKTHTHEFAYGAITPKSRNPWDPGRTPGGSSGGSAATVAACGVYLATGTDTAGSVRIPSSMCNTVGLKPTYGRVSRAGVSSLSWSLDHPGPITRTVEDTALSLQVMAGFDPADRGSLDEPVPSYAEGLGQGVKGLRVGVPKNYFFDRVDPEVESAVRAAIDQLKELGAELVEVEVPMAEQIIPVEFGIMLPEASAYHRTMLRESPELYTADVRILLELGDLVTATDYLQAQRVRTLMQRAVAEMYQRIDVLIAPTLPIPAARSGEEVHTWPDGTVEALVMAYTRFTSFGNVTGLPTLNLPCGFSKDGLPIGMQISGRPLDEKTLLRAGLAYEKATTWHQRHPELIGAG